In a genomic window of Thermoproteus tenax Kra 1:
- the glp gene encoding gephyrin-like molybdotransferase Glp: MRGFKSLVPVDRAVSEFLARVTHRPATALVKLEDALGKYLAQDVVAEVDVPPFDRAAFDGYAVRSADTTGASRSNPAVLKIVGRSTPGSPYRGRVGEGEAVEIATGTPLPDGADAVVPYEEAAEREGAVEIYRPVPKYYYVSRRGEDVARGERILRAGTRLRPWDLGVLASVGISRVPVYEVRAAILSTGDELVEVEEGPRPGKVINSTRFALWGLLKEAGAEPAYLGLLPDDVEAIESALERAISTYDIVLTTGGASVGDPDATHKAVSALAEFYVRGIAARPGRPNGAAVVRGRPVVVLSGFPVAAVVGFEIFARPALLKMVGGRPDPVPTVRGVLTRRVTTPINVRTYARVRVYRAGDRTYIEPLAVTGSGVLSTLTRGNGLLIVPENREGYDEGEEVEVQLLRPVEE, from the coding sequence GTGAGGGGGTTCAAGTCGCTGGTGCCCGTAGATAGGGCCGTCTCAGAGTTCTTGGCCCGAGTGACTCACAGGCCGGCCACGGCGTTAGTGAAGCTCGAGGACGCGCTCGGGAAGTATCTGGCCCAAGACGTAGTAGCCGAGGTCGACGTCCCTCCGTTCGACAGAGCGGCCTTCGACGGATACGCGGTGAGATCCGCCGATACTACGGGGGCCTCCAGATCGAACCCCGCCGTCTTAAAGATAGTGGGCAGATCCACGCCTGGCTCGCCCTATCGGGGGAGGGTGGGCGAGGGCGAGGCCGTGGAGATAGCCACCGGCACGCCTCTGCCCGATGGAGCAGACGCAGTGGTGCCCTACGAGGAGGCGGCCGAGAGGGAGGGGGCAGTGGAGATCTACAGGCCGGTGCCCAAGTACTACTACGTCTCGAGGAGGGGCGAGGACGTGGCGAGGGGGGAGCGCATATTGAGGGCCGGGACCAGGCTGAGGCCATGGGACTTGGGAGTGTTGGCGTCTGTCGGCATATCGCGGGTGCCCGTGTACGAGGTCAGAGCCGCCATATTGTCCACTGGGGACGAGCTGGTCGAGGTGGAGGAAGGGCCCAGGCCTGGCAAAGTGATAAACTCAACGCGCTTCGCTCTATGGGGCCTGTTGAAGGAGGCGGGGGCAGAGCCGGCATACCTCGGCCTACTGCCCGACGACGTGGAGGCCATCGAGTCGGCCCTAGAGAGGGCTATCTCGACGTACGACATAGTCTTAACCACTGGGGGAGCCTCGGTGGGGGACCCGGATGCAACGCACAAGGCCGTCTCGGCGCTCGCCGAGTTCTACGTGAGGGGGATAGCCGCGAGGCCCGGCAGACCCAACGGAGCCGCCGTAGTCCGCGGGAGGCCCGTCGTGGTGCTCTCGGGCTTCCCCGTGGCCGCCGTAGTGGGCTTCGAGATCTTCGCAAGGCCTGCGCTCCTCAAAATGGTGGGCGGGAGGCCCGACCCAGTCCCCACTGTGAGAGGAGTTCTGACCCGGCGCGTGACCACCCCTATAAACGTGAGGACGTACGCCAGAGTCCGCGTGTATAGGGCCGGGGACAGGACGTATATTGAGCCTCTGGCTGTGACCGGAAGCGGCGTGTTGTCCACATTGACCAGAGGGAACGGACTCCTAATAGTCCCCGAGAATAGAGAGGGCTACGACGAGGGGGAGGAGGTCGAGGTGCAGCTGTTGAGGCCAGTGGAGGAATAG
- the acnA gene encoding aconitate hydratase AcnA, with protein sequence MPYVKAEAKLSVGPRTYKIYKLRALEAEGYDVSRLPYSIRVLLENVLRNYDGRDIAQEHIDALARWNPKSPEGEVALKVTRVVMQDYTGVPAVVDLATMREIAAKSGRDPSVVNPRVPVDLIIDHSVQVDHWASPQALSLNIRLEIERNRERYVFLKWAQSAFKNLRVFPPGTGIIHQVNLEYLARVVWTEGDTAFFETLVGMDSHTTMINGLGVVGWGVGGVEAEAAMLGEPITIRVPRVVGVRLYGEPRPGVTATDIVLAVTEALRKVNVVDAFVEFFGEGVRKLSVPDRATIANMAPEYGSTVGLFPVDGNTLDYLSATGRPEELIALVKKYYEEQGVFRGVEDAEYSQVVDFDLSAVEPSAAGPTLPWQRRSLQDVPKSFVEFLAQRKKRDKRKAVEIEIGGRRTEFGDGDVAIAAITSCTNTSNPYLLVAAGLVAKKAVEAGLSVPPYVKTSFAPGSRAVEEILRRAGLMPYLEKLGFHVVAYGCTTCIGNSGPLPQPVSKAIKEYDIMAAAVLSGNRNFEGRVHPEIRAAYLASPPLVVAYALAGSVLRDLSREPLGVGKEGKPVYLKDVWPSPEEVNEVVARAMDPKIYIEKYSKIGELVPEWSELKVPSGNLYQWRSDDTYIQPSPLFEGRPTTGDIINARPLLILGDSITTDHISPAGSIPPDSPAGRYLAERGVQQRDFNTFGARRGNWEVMVRGTFWSKGYINKIEGGLEGGYTVKYPEGLKTTVYEAAMMYKREGVPVVVVAGKNYGAGSSRDWAAKGPKLLGVKAVIAESFERIHRSNLTMVGIVPIQLPQGVTVDSLNLKGPETIDIIGLEDLAPGKELTLRIHRPDGRTDELRAKAAVYTWAEVEYIKHGGILPYVLRKLLEKS encoded by the coding sequence ATGCCTTATGTAAAGGCAGAGGCGAAGCTCTCAGTAGGCCCCCGCACCTATAAGATCTACAAGCTGAGGGCTCTGGAGGCCGAGGGATATGACGTATCTAGACTGCCTTACAGCATAAGGGTGCTTCTGGAGAACGTGCTCCGCAACTACGACGGAAGAGATATCGCCCAAGAGCATATCGATGCGCTGGCTAGGTGGAACCCCAAGTCGCCGGAGGGAGAGGTGGCGCTGAAGGTGACGAGGGTCGTTATGCAAGACTACACAGGGGTTCCAGCCGTAGTGGACTTGGCCACTATGAGGGAGATAGCCGCTAAATCGGGGCGGGACCCCAGTGTAGTCAACCCCAGAGTCCCCGTGGACCTTATCATAGACCACTCAGTCCAAGTGGACCACTGGGCATCCCCCCAGGCCCTCTCTTTGAACATCCGGCTCGAGATAGAGAGGAATAGAGAGAGGTATGTCTTCCTGAAGTGGGCCCAGAGCGCCTTCAAGAACCTCCGCGTATTCCCGCCGGGCACCGGCATAATACACCAGGTAAACTTGGAGTATTTGGCCAGAGTGGTGTGGACTGAGGGCGATACGGCCTTCTTCGAGACTCTCGTGGGGATGGACAGCCACACTACGATGATAAACGGCCTCGGTGTCGTGGGGTGGGGAGTAGGGGGCGTAGAGGCCGAGGCAGCGATGCTCGGAGAGCCCATAACCATAAGAGTGCCGAGGGTGGTGGGAGTGAGGCTCTACGGCGAGCCGCGCCCCGGCGTCACTGCAACCGATATAGTCCTGGCGGTGACCGAGGCGTTGAGGAAGGTGAACGTAGTGGACGCGTTCGTAGAGTTCTTCGGCGAGGGAGTAAGGAAGCTCTCGGTGCCGGACAGAGCCACGATAGCCAACATGGCGCCCGAGTATGGATCCACGGTGGGGCTGTTCCCCGTCGACGGCAACACTCTGGACTATCTGTCTGCCACCGGAAGACCTGAGGAGTTGATAGCCTTGGTCAAGAAATACTACGAGGAGCAGGGCGTGTTCAGAGGAGTTGAGGACGCCGAGTACAGCCAGGTGGTGGACTTCGATTTGTCTGCAGTGGAGCCGTCCGCCGCCGGTCCCACCCTCCCGTGGCAGAGGAGGTCGCTCCAAGACGTCCCCAAAAGCTTCGTCGAGTTCCTGGCACAGAGGAAGAAGAGGGACAAGAGGAAGGCCGTAGAGATAGAGATCGGAGGGAGGAGGACGGAGTTCGGAGACGGCGATGTGGCCATAGCGGCTATAACGAGCTGCACCAACACGTCAAATCCCTATCTTTTGGTCGCGGCGGGGCTAGTGGCGAAGAAGGCCGTGGAGGCCGGCTTGTCTGTGCCGCCGTACGTCAAGACGAGCTTCGCGCCCGGCTCCCGCGCCGTGGAGGAGATCCTGAGGAGGGCAGGCTTGATGCCATATTTAGAGAAGCTGGGCTTCCACGTAGTCGCCTATGGGTGCACCACGTGTATAGGGAACTCAGGCCCTCTGCCGCAGCCCGTCTCCAAGGCCATAAAGGAGTACGACATAATGGCAGCCGCAGTGTTGTCGGGCAACCGCAACTTCGAGGGCAGAGTACACCCGGAGATAAGAGCCGCCTACCTCGCCTCGCCTCCTCTCGTGGTGGCCTACGCCCTGGCCGGATCGGTGTTGAGGGATCTATCGAGGGAGCCCCTCGGCGTAGGGAAAGAGGGCAAGCCCGTCTATCTGAAGGACGTCTGGCCCAGCCCAGAGGAGGTCAACGAAGTCGTGGCGAGGGCCATGGATCCCAAGATCTATATAGAGAAGTATTCAAAGATAGGCGAGCTAGTCCCCGAGTGGAGCGAGCTGAAGGTTCCATCGGGGAACCTCTATCAGTGGAGATCCGACGACACCTATATACAGCCATCGCCGTTGTTCGAGGGGAGGCCGACCACCGGCGACATCATCAACGCAAGGCCGTTGTTAATCTTGGGCGACAGCATCACCACAGACCACATATCGCCCGCCGGCTCCATCCCGCCGGACAGCCCTGCGGGGAGGTACTTGGCCGAAAGAGGGGTGCAACAGAGGGACTTCAACACGTTCGGCGCCAGGAGGGGCAATTGGGAGGTTATGGTCAGAGGCACTTTCTGGAGCAAGGGCTATATCAACAAAATCGAGGGCGGCCTCGAGGGGGGATACACTGTAAAGTACCCAGAGGGGCTCAAGACCACAGTATATGAGGCCGCCATGATGTACAAGAGGGAGGGCGTGCCCGTGGTCGTCGTTGCCGGCAAAAACTATGGCGCCGGCTCCAGCAGAGATTGGGCGGCCAAGGGGCCGAAGCTCTTGGGAGTCAAGGCCGTGATAGCAGAGAGCTTTGAAAGAATACACAGGTCTAATTTGACGATGGTGGGAATTGTGCCTATACAGCTGCCCCAAGGCGTGACAGTGGACAGCCTAAACCTCAAGGGCCCCGAGACCATCGACATAATAGGACTGGAGGATCTGGCTCCGGGGAAGGAGCTAACGTTGAGGATACACAGGCCAGACGGCAGGACCGACGAGCTGAGGGCCAAGGCCGCTGTCTATACGTGGGCTGAGGTCGAGTATATAAAGCACGGCGGAATTCTGCCGTATGTGTTAAGGAAATTACTCGAAAAGAGTTGA
- a CDS encoding nicotinate phosphoribosyltransferase has protein sequence MAKFHIATADDIISGRATDIYFIRTVETLKAAGLDDAVVRAEFHVASLPEGYKWAVFAGLKEALYALEGKPVTVYALPEGTLFGENQPLMVIEGRYVDFAVFETTVLGILRHYSSIATKAARVKKAAGDKSCLFFGARVLHPAVQPMADRAAYIGGCDGVAGVLGAELMGKQAVGTMPHALMIIFRALKGDHTEAWVWFDAAAPPQVPRIVLADTFLDEREEAVLAVKRLGERLWGVRLDTPGSRRGNMRRIVEEVRWTLELMGRRDVKIVVSGGLDEEAVAELADIVDAFGVGTSIAFPPSVDISMDIVEVKVGGAWTPITKRGKLPGFKQLYDCGGLKRVVRPWGEPPPKCADGSEGRPLIKKYMEDGKIVESIPSEDEIRRYVLRQLESAEL, from the coding sequence ATGGCGAAGTTCCACATAGCTACGGCCGACGATATAATCTCCGGGCGTGCCACAGACATCTATTTTATCAGGACCGTCGAGACGCTGAAGGCCGCCGGGCTCGACGACGCGGTGGTGAGGGCCGAGTTCCACGTTGCATCTCTGCCGGAGGGATATAAGTGGGCCGTCTTCGCCGGTCTGAAGGAGGCGCTCTACGCCCTCGAGGGCAAGCCCGTTACTGTCTACGCCCTCCCCGAGGGGACCCTTTTCGGCGAGAACCAACCTCTCATGGTAATAGAGGGCAGATACGTGGACTTCGCTGTGTTCGAGACCACAGTTTTGGGCATTCTGAGACATTACTCGAGCATTGCCACTAAGGCGGCGAGAGTTAAGAAGGCTGCCGGCGACAAGAGCTGTCTATTCTTCGGCGCGCGCGTCCTCCACCCGGCCGTCCAGCCAATGGCCGACAGAGCGGCGTACATTGGAGGCTGCGACGGCGTGGCGGGCGTGTTGGGCGCAGAACTTATGGGCAAGCAGGCGGTCGGCACGATGCCCCACGCCCTCATGATAATCTTCAGAGCGCTCAAGGGGGACCACACCGAGGCTTGGGTCTGGTTCGACGCCGCGGCCCCTCCCCAAGTCCCCCGCATTGTGCTCGCTGACACTTTCCTCGACGAAAGGGAGGAGGCCGTCCTCGCGGTCAAGAGGTTGGGCGAAAGGCTCTGGGGAGTCCGTTTGGACACGCCGGGGAGCAGGAGGGGCAACATGAGGAGGATAGTGGAGGAGGTCCGTTGGACGTTGGAGCTGATGGGGCGGAGGGACGTGAAGATCGTCGTAAGCGGAGGGCTGGACGAGGAGGCCGTGGCGGAACTGGCCGATATAGTGGATGCATTCGGCGTGGGCACATCCATAGCCTTCCCGCCCAGCGTGGACATCTCTATGGACATAGTTGAGGTGAAGGTGGGAGGAGCGTGGACTCCCATAACCAAGAGGGGGAAGCTCCCCGGCTTCAAACAGCTCTACGACTGCGGCGGCCTCAAGAGGGTTGTGAGGCCGTGGGGCGAGCCGCCGCCCAAATGCGCCGATGGCTCCGAGGGGAGGCCCTTGATCAAGAAGTACATGGAGGACGGCAAGATAGTGGAGAGTATCCCAAGCGAGGACGAGATAAGGCGCTATGTCCTGAGGCAGTTGGAGTCAGCGGAGCTCTGA
- a CDS encoding ArsR/SmtB family transcription factor: MFNITVAVMLLPFTVYPINLALPYGNYTVTPHLPPYCTPNVPFVASGSAVIICKNPTNRTVEVRGYVLVEGSPPPPPPPAPGGLPPAVVALAVASTAGAASYVATNRREWITVALGPLAKKLGALGALGLPAIGRVKRAVADDPIRRQIIAAVEKMGAATLSQIAKAVGKSWGAVQWHVYVLEREGKLKSIKVGPFTYYFVNARAAAEVILSSVDPSSLSLEDREKLDLMAS; encoded by the coding sequence GTGTTCAATATAACTGTTGCTGTGATGCTCTTGCCTTTCACCGTGTATCCCATAAACTTAGCGCTACCCTACGGTAACTATACAGTAACGCCGCATCTGCCGCCGTACTGTACGCCAAACGTCCCCTTCGTTGCGTCCGGCTCGGCGGTTATCATCTGTAAAAACCCCACCAACAGGACAGTTGAAGTCAGGGGCTACGTCTTAGTTGAAGGAAGTCCTCCGCCGCCTCCGCCCCCGGCGCCCGGTGGCCTGCCCCCGGCTGTCGTGGCCCTCGCCGTAGCCTCGACCGCGGGGGCCGCCAGCTATGTGGCCACTAACAGGAGGGAGTGGATAACAGTGGCGTTGGGGCCTCTGGCCAAGAAGCTCGGCGCATTGGGAGCGCTGGGGTTGCCCGCGATCGGGAGGGTCAAAAGAGCTGTTGCCGACGACCCCATCAGGAGGCAGATCATAGCGGCGGTAGAGAAAATGGGCGCTGCGACGCTCTCGCAGATAGCCAAGGCGGTGGGGAAGAGCTGGGGCGCTGTGCAGTGGCACGTCTATGTGCTAGAGCGCGAGGGTAAGCTGAAGTCTATCAAGGTGGGCCCCTTCACTTACTACTTCGTCAACGCGCGCGCCGCGGCTGAAGTGATCCTCTCATCGGTGGATCCTTCATCGCTCTCCCTAGAGGATAGAGAGAAGCTCGATCTGATGGCGTCTTAG
- a CDS encoding winged helix-turn-helix domain-containing protein — MARPKSAKAISYPRRADIIQFISETGMATLGQIAKALGLSWGSARWHLRVGEGGLCYYSVGGRHDLLQAL; from the coding sequence ATGGCTAGGCCTAAGTCTGCGAAGGCTATCTCTTATCCCAGGAGGGCCGACATAATACAGTTCATCTCTGAGACAGGTATGGCGACCTTGGGGCAGATAGCCAAGGCGCTAGGCCTCAGTTGGGGGAGCGCAAGGTGGCACTTACGTGTTGGAGAGGGAGGGCTGTGTTATTACAGTGTCGGTGGGAGGCATGACTTACTACAAGCTCTCTGA
- a CDS encoding 7-cyano-7-deazaguanine synthase produces the protein MCSIGGVLIFGDLDDERARAIEDKLKSIAVAASERGRDSFGLVALDRGGRFRAYKDRRSASEALRDMPRMITADTVAAIFNDRAEPTTEHVAEKSQEDIQPMVGERIAVTHNGTIANDGELERKYGLRRRSRIDTAILPPLLETLWDGTLEDLARILRDVVVGSYALAILDSSRPGKLWLAANFKPLYYMWDKELNALFFASSDDYLQSDVAPWEGNYVKRLEPYTAVEIDVDRTWRTVSLWRKSGGRRVLVVASGGLDSTTAATALLRQGYEVALLHFNYRHVAEGPEDRAVREISKALGVPLIEIDMDFFKLAGGSPLLGQGEINRVDAGREGAEFAHEWVPARNFVFIALAVALAEAWGYDYVALGINMEEAGAYPDNEMEFVRLLNKALPYATGPQRRVQILMPVGGLVKHEIVKLGLEVKAPLHLTWSCYDKGPKHCGRCGPCYMRRWAFKINGVRDPVEYDLPPEVEEEFWRGTRPYS, from the coding sequence GTGTGCTCGATAGGCGGCGTCCTCATCTTCGGCGATCTGGACGACGAGAGGGCCCGCGCAATAGAGGACAAGCTTAAGTCCATAGCAGTCGCCGCCTCGGAGAGGGGGAGGGACAGCTTCGGGCTTGTGGCTCTGGACAGAGGCGGCAGATTCAGAGCCTATAAGGACAGAAGATCGGCGTCAGAGGCGCTTAGAGATATGCCGAGGATGATAACTGCCGACACTGTGGCGGCCATCTTCAACGACAGAGCCGAGCCCACGACGGAGCACGTGGCCGAGAAGAGCCAGGAGGATATACAGCCCATGGTCGGGGAGAGGATAGCTGTGACCCACAACGGCACGATAGCAAACGACGGAGAGCTGGAGAGGAAATACGGCCTCAGAAGGAGGTCGAGGATAGACACCGCCATTTTGCCTCCCCTGCTCGAGACGTTGTGGGACGGCACTTTGGAGGACCTCGCGAGGATACTCAGAGACGTCGTAGTGGGCAGCTACGCCCTAGCCATCTTGGACTCCTCGAGGCCGGGGAAGCTCTGGCTGGCCGCTAATTTCAAGCCCCTCTACTATATGTGGGACAAAGAGTTGAATGCACTGTTTTTCGCCAGCTCCGACGACTATCTGCAGAGCGACGTCGCGCCGTGGGAGGGCAACTACGTCAAAAGGCTTGAGCCCTACACGGCGGTCGAGATCGACGTGGATAGGACGTGGCGGACCGTTAGTCTCTGGAGGAAGAGCGGCGGAAGGAGGGTCCTGGTGGTCGCCAGCGGCGGGCTCGACTCAACCACCGCCGCGACGGCGCTTTTAAGGCAGGGATATGAGGTGGCGCTCCTCCACTTCAACTACAGACATGTCGCCGAGGGGCCCGAGGATAGGGCCGTGAGGGAGATCTCCAAGGCCTTGGGCGTCCCTCTTATAGAGATAGACATGGACTTCTTCAAGCTGGCCGGCGGATCCCCCCTTCTGGGCCAAGGCGAGATAAACAGAGTAGATGCAGGCAGAGAGGGGGCAGAGTTCGCCCACGAGTGGGTGCCCGCGAGGAACTTCGTCTTCATAGCCCTGGCGGTGGCACTCGCCGAGGCTTGGGGCTACGACTACGTAGCCTTGGGCATAAATATGGAGGAGGCAGGCGCCTATCCCGACAACGAGATGGAGTTCGTGAGACTTTTGAACAAGGCGCTGCCATACGCCACGGGCCCCCAGAGGAGAGTTCAGATACTTATGCCTGTCGGCGGTTTGGTCAAACACGAGATAGTGAAGTTAGGGCTCGAGGTCAAGGCTCCGTTGCACCTCACTTGGAGTTGCTACGATAAGGGACCTAAGCACTGCGGCAGATGCGGGCCCTGCTACATGCGCCGGTGGGCCTTCAAGATAAACGGAGTGAGGGATCCCGTCGAGTACGACCTCCCGCCCGAGGTAGAGGAGGAGTTCTGGAGGGGGACGAGGCCGTACAGCTGA
- a CDS encoding citrate synthase/methylcitrate synthase: MQYSPGLEGIIVKESKICLIDVENSKIYYRGYDIEELADKSTFEETAYLLIYGQLPRASELDAFKERLASLRRPPEHVVKLLGLLPKSAEPIDVLRTAVSAMGMGRNLSDRSPEAELERGLEVIASMPFIAANWDRTRRGLEIADPQAEGHAEYFLRALKGDASPRQIKAMDVMLIIYAEHGMNNSAFTAVTVASTLSDMYSVISAAIASLKGPLHGGANIDAAKMIEEVGEPGRVQRWVDEALAAGKRIPGFGHRLYKRGPDPRLRVLRRLARELAEEAGDYKYYEIAERLEEYVHSRLSHKGIYANTDLYAAVIFKYLGLPTDLNLPAFAMSRAAGWVAHAVEYRRNNRLIRPTERYIGPVGLRYIPLEARG; the protein is encoded by the coding sequence ATGCAGTACAGCCCAGGTTTAGAGGGAATAATAGTAAAAGAAAGTAAAATTTGTTTAATAGACGTCGAGAACTCCAAGATATACTACAGAGGCTACGACATAGAGGAGCTCGCCGATAAATCGACCTTTGAGGAGACGGCATATCTGTTGATCTACGGCCAACTTCCGAGGGCCTCCGAGCTCGATGCGTTCAAGGAGAGGCTCGCCTCGCTGAGGCGGCCCCCCGAGCATGTGGTGAAGTTGCTCGGCCTGCTCCCCAAAAGCGCCGAGCCTATCGACGTCCTCAGAACCGCCGTCTCGGCCATGGGCATGGGCAGAAATCTGTCGGACAGATCCCCGGAGGCGGAGCTGGAGAGAGGCTTGGAGGTGATCGCGTCTATGCCCTTCATTGCCGCCAACTGGGATAGAACGAGGCGCGGGCTTGAGATCGCGGATCCGCAGGCCGAGGGCCATGCCGAGTATTTCCTCAGAGCGCTCAAGGGGGATGCGTCCCCCAGACAGATCAAGGCGATGGACGTCATGTTGATAATCTACGCCGAGCACGGCATGAACAACAGCGCCTTCACAGCTGTGACAGTGGCCTCGACGCTCTCCGATATGTACTCAGTGATCTCGGCAGCTATAGCGAGCCTCAAGGGCCCGCTCCACGGAGGGGCCAATATAGATGCGGCCAAAATGATAGAGGAGGTGGGAGAGCCGGGGAGAGTCCAGAGGTGGGTGGACGAGGCGCTCGCGGCGGGCAAGAGAATACCTGGCTTCGGGCACAGGCTCTACAAGAGGGGGCCCGACCCGCGCCTGAGGGTTTTGAGGCGGCTGGCCCGCGAGCTCGCCGAGGAGGCCGGCGACTATAAATACTACGAGATCGCTGAGAGGCTCGAGGAGTACGTCCACTCTAGGCTTTCTCACAAGGGGATCTACGCAAACACTGACCTTTACGCCGCGGTCATCTTCAAATATCTGGGCCTTCCCACAGACCTCAATCTGCCGGCCTTCGCCATGTCGCGCGCAGCCGGCTGGGTGGCGCACGCAGTGGAGTATAGAAGGAACAACAGATTGATACGCCCCACCGAGAGATACATTGGACCAGTCGGCCTTAGGTATATCCCTCTGGAGGCCCGGGGCTGA
- a CDS encoding metal ABC transporter permease, giving the protein MGRIEPIAAAMAAAALLHAYIAARIFLWPLAALLLTSAALSALSPMAVNRRMTFLAHAQSHSILTASLSAAVTTALLKISWFSPYFTLVVIAYTIALNLLVLLVARSGFKEDVATGIVMSFQLAATIFLIYVLRSLVSTSLDPLALFTGEYLLITSSDVIQLAPVLAATSLFVALAGVPFLYIALDREYASSLGLRPTLYEVLFIIAMSSAAAVSVNVMGALIPAVVLVVPGAAAAKTTQSLVRQIPTASSYGVISASVSHFIYAELPWMWPNVAVALVLLAILLYSIRPLTR; this is encoded by the coding sequence ATGGGGCGCATTGAGCCTATTGCGGCAGCTATGGCCGCCGCCGCGTTGCTCCATGCCTACATAGCGGCGAGGATCTTCCTCTGGCCGCTCGCGGCGTTGTTGCTCACCTCGGCTGCGCTGTCCGCTCTAAGCCCCATGGCGGTCAATAGGCGGATGACCTTCCTGGCCCACGCCCAGAGCCACTCCATCTTGACTGCGTCTTTGTCGGCTGCGGTCACCACAGCCCTCTTGAAGATATCGTGGTTCTCCCCCTACTTCACGTTGGTCGTGATAGCGTATACGATCGCCTTGAACCTCCTCGTGCTCTTAGTGGCCCGCTCGGGTTTCAAGGAGGACGTAGCCACCGGCATAGTGATGTCGTTCCAACTGGCCGCCACAATATTCTTGATATACGTCCTGAGGTCTCTCGTGTCCACCTCTCTCGACCCTCTGGCCCTCTTCACAGGCGAGTATCTGTTGATAACGTCCTCCGATGTAATCCAACTGGCGCCGGTCCTAGCCGCTACATCGCTCTTCGTAGCGTTGGCTGGAGTGCCCTTCCTCTATATCGCCCTCGACCGCGAGTATGCCTCGTCCTTGGGCTTGAGGCCGACTTTGTACGAAGTCCTCTTCATAATAGCCATGTCCTCGGCGGCGGCCGTGAGCGTCAACGTCATGGGGGCGTTGATACCTGCCGTAGTTCTGGTCGTGCCGGGCGCAGCTGCAGCGAAGACGACGCAAAGTTTAGTGAGACAGATCCCCACTGCTTCATCTTACGGCGTCATCTCCGCCTCTGTGTCGCACTTCATATACGCCGAGCTCCCTTGGATGTGGCCCAACGTGGCGGTAGCGCTGGTCTTATTGGCGATCCTTCTGTATAGCATAAGGCCGTTAACGCGTTAA
- the rnhA gene encoding ribonuclease HI gives MRCTIYFDGACEPVNPGGLGTYGFVIYGENGKRVARGYGVACSGSSCTNNVAEYTALREALKRALELGCSQVVVKGDSQLVVKQIRGEWGVNSSRLLALRDEVEELLGKFDSWEIQWVPREENREADGLSQIAYELHAAEYGYGKGDQTQELLSQLKRSAEAEGLTLDEAASVLTALLRRYKISDLRALVEGD, from the coding sequence GTGAGATGTACAATATACTTCGATGGGGCGTGCGAGCCGGTGAACCCGGGCGGGCTGGGCACCTACGGATTCGTGATATACGGCGAGAATGGCAAAAGGGTCGCCAGAGGCTACGGAGTTGCTTGTAGCGGATCAAGCTGTACGAACAACGTGGCGGAGTATACGGCGCTCAGAGAGGCCCTCAAGAGGGCTCTAGAGCTGGGGTGCAGCCAAGTGGTGGTCAAGGGCGACAGCCAACTTGTGGTGAAACAGATCAGGGGAGAGTGGGGCGTAAACTCGAGCAGGCTCCTCGCTCTGAGAGACGAAGTTGAGGAGCTCCTGGGCAAGTTCGACTCCTGGGAGATACAGTGGGTTCCCCGCGAGGAAAATAGAGAGGCGGACGGCCTATCGCAGATAGCCTACGAGCTCCACGCGGCGGAGTACGGCTACGGGAAGGGGGATCAGACCCAGGAGCTCCTCTCCCAACTCAAGAGGAGCGCCGAGGCTGAGGGCCTCACCTTAGACGAGGCCGCGTCAGTTCTGACGGCCCTCCTCAGGAGGTACAAGATCTCCGATCTGAGGGCCCTAGTGGAGGGCGATTGA
- the tpiA gene encoding triose-phosphate isomerase produces the protein MRLPILIINFKAYGEAAGKRAVELAKAAERAARELGVNIVVAPNHLELGLVSQSVDIPVYAQGADVEAGGAHTAHVSLENIKEAGGSGVILNHSEAPLKLNDLARLVAKAKSLGLDVVVCAPDPRTSLAAAALGPHAVAVEPPELIGTGRAVSRYKPEAIVETVGLVSRHFPEVSVITGAGIESGDDVAAALRLGTRGVLLASAAVKAKDPYAKIVELAKPLSELR, from the coding sequence ATGAGGCTTCCGATTCTGATAATAAACTTCAAGGCATACGGCGAGGCGGCCGGCAAAAGGGCCGTTGAGTTAGCCAAGGCGGCCGAGAGAGCTGCCAGAGAGCTCGGCGTAAATATCGTTGTGGCTCCCAACCACTTGGAGCTGGGCTTGGTCTCTCAGTCCGTCGACATACCTGTCTATGCCCAGGGCGCCGATGTAGAGGCAGGAGGAGCCCACACTGCACATGTGTCGCTGGAGAACATAAAGGAGGCGGGCGGCTCAGGCGTGATATTGAACCACAGCGAGGCTCCTCTGAAGCTAAATGATCTAGCCAGACTGGTGGCCAAGGCCAAGTCCCTAGGCCTCGATGTAGTCGTGTGTGCTCCAGACCCGAGGACCAGCCTGGCGGCGGCCGCCCTGGGGCCTCACGCAGTGGCCGTGGAGCCTCCGGAGCTCATCGGCACCGGCAGAGCGGTATCGAGATACAAGCCAGAGGCCATTGTTGAGACGGTGGGCCTAGTGTCGAGGCACTTCCCCGAGGTGTCCGTGATAACGGGCGCAGGCATAGAGTCGGGGGACGACGTGGCCGCCGCGCTGAGGCTTGGGACCAGGGGGGTCCTGTTGGCAAGCGCCGCCGTGAAGGCGAAGGACCCCTACGCCAAAATAGTTGAGCTCGCCAAGCCTCTGTCAGAGCTCCGCTGA